Within the Candidatus Saccharibacteria bacterium oral taxon 488 genome, the region CGCTCGTTGCGAAGCGGCTTTTGATTTTTTTGCTGATGCGGCAGACTTGCTCGTAGATTTTGGCGAACGCTTTTCGCTGGCAATTTGCTGCATTTCTGTCCCGTCTTGCTTGAGAATAATGGCGTTTTGGATATAAGCAGCGATATTTGAGGTTGCCATGTAGAGCGCCAGCGCTCCTGGCAGACTGATCATAATAAGGAACATAAACGCCGGCATAACCTTCATCATTTTGCGTGTAACAATGGCGTTAACCTCAGTTTGGTCAGCGTTCTTACCCTCGCCCGCCTCCATCAGCACATCACGCAGCCGCTTCTTGTTGTCCGAACTTGGTGACATCTGCTTTGATAATAAATATTGCAAAACGGCAGCTACCAGAGCGAGGATGAGCAACCCAATTGATACACCACTTGATGATAACGCCTGCTTCGTCAGGTCCATCAGCCCCAAGAAATTCTGGTTAAAGTGATCTGGATTGGCGATCAAGTGCCTGACCGGCTCCCACTGCTCCATTACGTCGTATGTGTACTTAGCGAGCTCTGAGCGCTGCAATACGAATATCTGCACCACACGGTAAATCGCGATCAGTACCGGCAGCTGGATAAGAAGTACCAGGATAGAACTCATCGGCTTGATGTTATGCTTTTTATACACATCCATCATCGCCATCGCCCGCATCTGTGGATTGCTCTTATATTTTTTGTTCAGCTT harbors:
- a CDS encoding YidC/Oxa1 family membrane protein insertase, translating into MNMFDVVIVQPIFNLLMAIYALIPGGDFGVSVVLFTIIVRFLLWPLVKKQLHQAKAMRKIQPELAKLNKKYKSNPQMRAMAMMDVYKKHNIKPMSSILVLLIQLPVLIAIYRVVQIFVLQRSELAKYTYDVMEQWEPVRHLIANPDHFNQNFLGLMDLTKQALSSSGVSIGLLILALVAAVLQYLLSKQMSPSSDNKKRLRDVLMEAGEGKNADQTEVNAIVTRKMMKVMPAFMFLIMISLPGALALYMATSNIAAYIQNAIILKQDGTEMQQIASEKRSPKSTSKSAASAKKSKAASQRAATATEANITRIKAKD